The proteins below are encoded in one region of Chelmon rostratus isolate fCheRos1 chromosome 21, fCheRos1.pri, whole genome shotgun sequence:
- the mazb gene encoding myc-associated zinc finger protein isoform X2, with the protein MDAAWSNFLFQNTPTQNQVEGSLQSELMPVHTSSPQTPPTEHIAQPPSTVDTAALNEEPLPVKPVSRPARVPHICAICNKQFKNNYNLRRHQSVHTGRPSNPNPNPVRKNHACETCGKAFRDVYHLNRHRLSHSDEKPFSCPICQQRFKRKDRMSHHVRSHQGGVEKPYVCPHCGKAFSRPDHLNSHVRQVHSSERPFKCPTCESSFATKDRLRAHMIRHEEKVPCHICGKLLSAAYITDHMRVHNQSQHHACHLCNRSFTTLTYLRVHAQKHHGQEWKDSPGGFGGTASGGVLVCHLCGVHCKTPTQLQGHMGTHSNSQGAPSPITSNVAASSSVSLSNMATAPTVYVTGNTVVDLLVTDCSSIAAPQPHS; encoded by the exons ATGGATGCTGCTTGGAGCAATTTTCTCTTCCAG AATACTCCCACCCAAAACCAAGTGGAGGGGAGCCTCCAATCAGAGCTCATGCCCGTGCATACGAGTTCTCCCCAAACCCCACCCACAGAGCACATAGCACAGCCTCCTTCAACTGTGGACACTGCTGCCCTGAATGAGGAGCCCCTGCCCG TGAAGCCAGTGTCCCGGCCGGCCCGCGTGCCCCACATCTGTGCCATCTGCAACAAGCAGTTCAAGAACAACTACAACCTGCGGCGGCACCAGTCGGTCCACACTGGG CGGCCCTCAAATCCCAACCCGAACCCAGTGAGGAAGAACCACGCCTGCGAGACATGCGGCAAGGCCTTCCGCGACGTTTACCATCTCAACCGCCACCGCCTGTCCCACTCAGACGAGAAGCCGTTCTCCTGTCCCATCTGCCAGCAGCGCTTCAAGAGGAAGGACCGCATGAGCCACCATGTGCGCTCCCACCAGGGCGGCGTGGAAAAGCCCTACGTCTGCCCCCACTGCGGCAAGGCGTTCTCCAG GCCCGACCATCTAAACAGTCACGTCAGACAGGTGCACTCCTCGGAGCGACCCTTCAAATGTCCG ACCTGTGAGTCCAGCTTTGCCACGAAGGATCGTTTGCGGGCGCATATGATTCGTCATGAGGAGAAGGTCCCCTGCCACATCTGTGgcaagctgctgtctgctgcttaCATCACAGATCACATGAGGGTGCACAACCAGTCCCAGCACCACGCCTGCCATCTCTGTAACCGCA GCTTCACCACGCTGACATACCTGCGCGTCCACGCCCAGAAGCACCATGGCCAGGAGTGGAAGGACAGTCCGGGGGGCTTTGGCGGCACAGCCTCAGGCGGCGTGCTCGTCTGCCACTTGTGCGGTGTCCACTGCAAGACGCCCACCCAGCTCCAGGGGCACATGGGCACTCACAGTAACAGCCAGGGCGCCCCGAGCCCCATCACCTCTAATGTggctgccagcagctctgtctccCTTAGCAACATGGCGACTGCGCCTACTGTGTACGTCACCGGTAACACGGTGGTGGACCTACTCGTCACAGACTGCTCCAGCATTGCAGCACCACAACCCCACAGTTAG
- the mazb gene encoding myc-associated zinc finger protein isoform X1 — MDAAWSNFLFQNTPTQNQVEGSLQSELMPVHTSSPQTPPTEHIAQPPSTVDTAALNEEPLPVKPVSRPARVPHICAICNKQFKNNYNLRRHQSVHTGVRMKDRAREQAEGAKEGAAGQVAVAAPSAMAVGAGGRAEGPTVPLSLLHLSAPPPLAPPGVLAGAQQPPLGSQDGEGVAMPNVMASVNPHAPPPAAVVMATGATVQRPSNPNPNPVRKNHACETCGKAFRDVYHLNRHRLSHSDEKPFSCPICQQRFKRKDRMSHHVRSHQGGVEKPYVCPHCGKAFSRPDHLNSHVRQVHSSERPFKCPTCESSFATKDRLRAHMIRHEEKVPCHICGKLLSAAYITDHMRVHNQSQHHACHLCNRSFTTLTYLRVHAQKHHGQEWKDSPGGFGGTASGGVLVCHLCGVHCKTPTQLQGHMGTHSNSQGAPSPITSNVAASSSVSLSNMATAPTVYVTGNTVVDLLVTDCSSIAAPQPHS, encoded by the exons ATGGATGCTGCTTGGAGCAATTTTCTCTTCCAG AATACTCCCACCCAAAACCAAGTGGAGGGGAGCCTCCAATCAGAGCTCATGCCCGTGCATACGAGTTCTCCCCAAACCCCACCCACAGAGCACATAGCACAGCCTCCTTCAACTGTGGACACTGCTGCCCTGAATGAGGAGCCCCTGCCCG TGAAGCCAGTGTCCCGGCCGGCCCGCGTGCCCCACATCTGTGCCATCTGCAACAAGCAGTTCAAGAACAACTACAACCTGCGGCGGCACCAGTCGGTCCACACTGGGGTACGCATGAAGGACAGGGCCAGAGAGCAGGCGGAGGGGGCAAAGGAGGGAGCAGCCGGCCAGGTGGCGGTGGCGGCCCCGTCGGCGATGGCGGTGGGGGCCGGAGGGAGGGCGGAGGGGCCCACTGTTCCCCTCTCCCTGCTACACCTCTCCGCACCTCCCCCTCTCGCCCCTCCCGGCGTGCTGGCGGGGGCCCAGCAGCCTCCCCTGGGTAGTCAGGATGGTGAAGGGGTTGCCATGCCAAACGTAATGGCTAGTGTTAACCCCCATGCTccgcctcctgctgctgtcgtCATGGCCACAGGGGCGACAGTACAG CGGCCCTCAAATCCCAACCCGAACCCAGTGAGGAAGAACCACGCCTGCGAGACATGCGGCAAGGCCTTCCGCGACGTTTACCATCTCAACCGCCACCGCCTGTCCCACTCAGACGAGAAGCCGTTCTCCTGTCCCATCTGCCAGCAGCGCTTCAAGAGGAAGGACCGCATGAGCCACCATGTGCGCTCCCACCAGGGCGGCGTGGAAAAGCCCTACGTCTGCCCCCACTGCGGCAAGGCGTTCTCCAG GCCCGACCATCTAAACAGTCACGTCAGACAGGTGCACTCCTCGGAGCGACCCTTCAAATGTCCG ACCTGTGAGTCCAGCTTTGCCACGAAGGATCGTTTGCGGGCGCATATGATTCGTCATGAGGAGAAGGTCCCCTGCCACATCTGTGgcaagctgctgtctgctgcttaCATCACAGATCACATGAGGGTGCACAACCAGTCCCAGCACCACGCCTGCCATCTCTGTAACCGCA GCTTCACCACGCTGACATACCTGCGCGTCCACGCCCAGAAGCACCATGGCCAGGAGTGGAAGGACAGTCCGGGGGGCTTTGGCGGCACAGCCTCAGGCGGCGTGCTCGTCTGCCACTTGTGCGGTGTCCACTGCAAGACGCCCACCCAGCTCCAGGGGCACATGGGCACTCACAGTAACAGCCAGGGCGCCCCGAGCCCCATCACCTCTAATGTggctgccagcagctctgtctccCTTAGCAACATGGCGACTGCGCCTACTGTGTACGTCACCGGTAACACGGTGGTGGACCTACTCGTCACAGACTGCTCCAGCATTGCAGCACCACAACCCCACAGTTAG
- the tlcd3bb gene encoding ceramide synthase: MLAILAAGSVFFPGLFLLSKQCLKTIPALRWSEGDAVIVSARLVSSVQAVMASSAGYIIASSCKDIIEDQHWLTCSYIMFAVPYFVYDIYAMFMCYWYKLQVKGHEEPSAAPQHMSSALTSYLRREFLMVLHHVVMVTVCFPVSVFWREGKGDYFQGIMFMAELSTPSVCLGKILIQYKQQHTLLHKVNGALMLITFFICRVLLFPYLYYVYGRYASIPFHMVPLSVPWHCNLGAALLMAPQLYWFSLICRGALRLFMGSSRSQRPHASTAAGKERQTDGNTLPQPSNGYSARSTEPELATH; the protein is encoded by the exons ATGCTGGCCATCCTAGCTGCTGGGTCTGTGTTCTTTCCAGGCCTTTTCCTGCTGTCCAAACAATGCCTGAAGACAATCCCAGCACTGAGGTGGAGTGAAGGAGATGCAGTCATTGTATCTGCCAG GTTGGTGTCGTCAGTTCAGGCAGTCATGGCTTCTTCAGCTGGCTACATCATTGCTTCTTCCTGCAAGGACATCATCGAGGACCA GCACTGGCTGACTTGCAGTTACATCATGTTTGCTGTTCCCTACTTCGTGTATGACATCTACGCAATGTTCATGTGCTACTGGTACAAGCTACAGGTCAAAGGGCACGAGGAGCCCTCGGCAGCACCCCAGCATATGAGCTCAGCTCTGACCAGCTACCTGCGTCGCGAGTTCCTCATGGTGCTGCACCATGTTGTCATGGTCACCGTTTGCTTCCCCGTCTCTGTG tTTTGGCGAGAAGGAAAGGGAGATTATTTCCAGGGTATAATGTTCATGGCTGAGCTCAGCACTCCGTCTGTCTGCTTAGGAAAAATACTCATCCAG tacaaacagcaacacactcTCCTGCACAAAGTGAATGGGGCTCTTATGCTGATCACTTTTTTCATCTGTCGAGTCCTCCTCTTCCCTTACCTCTACTACGTCTATGGAAG GTACGCGTCCATTCCCTTCCACATGGTTCCCCTGTCGGTGCCCTGGCACTGTAACCTTGGCGCCGCTCTGCTCATGGCCCCCCAGCTCTATTGGTTCTCCCTAATTTGCAGGGGCGCCCTGCGACTATTCATGGGCTCCTCCCGCTCTCAGAGACCACATGCGAGCACAGCCGCCGGCAAGGAGCGGCAGACGGATGGCAACACACTGCCCCAGCCTTCCAACGGCTACAGCGCGCGCTCCACAGAGCCCGAGCTGGCCACTCACTGA